A genomic segment from Acidobacteriota bacterium encodes:
- a CDS encoding glycosyltransferase family 4 protein: MKIAFLSGGAAGMYCGSCIHDNTLASTLQRQGHDAVLVPLYTPLRTDETNVSIDRVFFGAVNTYLAVRAPRLGKLLRPLGRWLDRPRLLDWVGRLGSSADAKELGELTLAVLEGEHGPTREALEQLVEWLATDLKPEIIHLQNSLFLGLGHRLREELGVPVVCSLQGEDLFLDELIEPYHSRALQLLEEKRGDVDGFVAHSRYYAGHMSKLMGLAEDAVSVVPLGLNLEDFPAPEPDAEKDGDRRFTVGYLARICPEKGFGLAVEGFRELAQRAGKDAVRLRVAGYLAPKDEAFFEEQRRRLGEWGLAECLDYVGEVDRAGKVSFLHSLDVLSVPTVYHEPKGLFALEALASGVPVVLPRHGAFPELVETTGGGVLVESQSAESVGAALDELRQDPELRRRLSESGRREVRRLHGADAAAENLLEVYRAILGNGTLSEPIASGA; the protein is encoded by the coding sequence ATGAAGATCGCGTTTCTCTCCGGCGGAGCGGCGGGCATGTACTGCGGCAGCTGCATCCACGACAACACCCTGGCCTCCACCCTCCAGCGGCAGGGCCACGACGCGGTGCTGGTGCCTCTCTACACGCCGCTGCGCACCGACGAGACCAACGTCAGCATCGACCGCGTTTTTTTCGGCGCGGTGAATACCTACCTGGCGGTGCGGGCGCCGCGGCTGGGGAAGCTCCTGCGGCCCCTGGGGCGATGGCTGGACCGCCCCAGGCTGCTGGATTGGGTCGGCCGGCTGGGTTCCTCCGCCGACGCCAAGGAGCTGGGGGAGCTGACCCTGGCGGTGCTGGAAGGAGAGCACGGCCCCACCCGCGAAGCCTTGGAGCAGCTGGTGGAGTGGCTGGCGACGGATTTGAAGCCGGAGATCATCCACCTGCAGAACTCCCTCTTCCTGGGCCTCGGCCATCGGCTGCGGGAGGAGCTGGGTGTGCCGGTGGTGTGCTCCCTCCAGGGGGAGGATCTCTTCCTCGACGAGCTCATCGAGCCCTACCACAGCCGAGCCCTGCAATTGCTGGAGGAGAAGCGCGGCGACGTGGACGGCTTCGTCGCCCACAGCCGCTACTACGCCGGGCATATGTCCAAGCTCATGGGGCTGGCGGAGGATGCGGTGTCGGTGGTGCCGTTGGGGCTCAACCTGGAGGATTTCCCGGCGCCGGAGCCTGATGCAGAGAAGGACGGCGACCGGCGGTTCACCGTCGGCTACCTGGCCCGCATCTGCCCGGAGAAGGGCTTCGGCCTCGCCGTCGAGGGCTTTCGGGAGCTGGCGCAGCGGGCCGGGAAGGACGCGGTGCGGCTGCGGGTGGCGGGCTATCTGGCACCGAAGGACGAGGCTTTCTTCGAAGAGCAGCGGCGGCGCCTGGGAGAGTGGGGACTGGCGGAATGCCTTGACTATGTGGGAGAGGTGGACCGCGCCGGCAAGGTGAGCTTCCTCCATAGCCTGGACGTGCTCTCGGTGCCAACGGTCTATCACGAGCCCAAGGGCCTCTTCGCCCTGGAGGCCCTGGCCAGTGGTGTGCCGGTGGTGTTGCCGCGGCACGGGGCGTTCCCGGAGCTTGTGGAGACCACCGGCGGTGGGGTGTTGGTGGAGTCCCAATCGGCGGAGTCGGTGGGGGCGGCGCTGGATGAGCTGCGGCAGGATCCGGAGTTACGGCGACGGCTGTCGGAGTCCGGGCGGCGGGAGGTTCGCCGCCTCCACGGCGCCGATGCGGCGGCGGAGAACCTCTTGGAGGTCTATCGCGCTATCCTCGGGAACGGAACGCTGTCGGAACCCATCGCCTCGGGAGCCTGA
- a CDS encoding thioesterase family protein, which produces MSQTTVPPANPPVESSMEPIAEYRTTRRVEFSDTDTAGMMHFSRFFIYMESVEHEFLRHLGTSVAFTHEGAEAGWPRLMAHCEYRSPARFEDVLDIRLRVQRKGQRSMTYEFEFKIGDRLVAEGRLAAACCRFGGPKGLESMAIPPELAARIAEAKEGA; this is translated from the coding sequence ATGAGCCAGACCACCGTCCCCCCCGCCAATCCGCCCGTCGAGTCCTCGATGGAGCCCATCGCCGAGTACCGCACCACCCGGCGGGTGGAGTTCTCCGACACCGATACCGCGGGGATGATGCACTTTTCTCGATTCTTCATCTATATGGAGAGCGTCGAGCATGAATTCCTCCGCCATCTGGGCACCAGCGTCGCCTTCACCCACGAGGGAGCGGAGGCGGGATGGCCGCGGCTCATGGCCCACTGCGAATACCGCAGCCCGGCGCGTTTCGAGGACGTGCTGGACATCCGCCTGCGGGTTCAGCGCAAGGGGCAGCGGTCCATGACCTACGAATTCGAGTTCAAGATCGGCGACCGGCTGGTGGCGGAGGGGCGGCTGGCCGCCGCCTGTTGTCGCTTCGGCGGCCCCAAGGGGTTGGAGAGCATGGCGATTCCGCCAGAGCTGGCGGCGCGCATTGCGGAGGCGAAGGAGGGAGCATGA